In one Streptomyces venezuelae genomic region, the following are encoded:
- a CDS encoding LLM class flavin-dependent oxidoreductase: MTTLGVVFRPQLPPERLRAMVRTADDAGLEELWLWEDCFLEGGIAAASAALAWSERLRVGVGLLPVPLRNVALATMEAATLHRLFPGRVMLGVGHGVQDWMGQVGARAESPVTLLREHLDAMRALLAGERVTTDGRYVHLDGVALDWPPASVPAVYAGARGPRSLRLTGEAADGTILDASATPDDVRRARQLIDEGRKSAGREAAHPVVVYLLAATGPDAAARLRAELRSEGWDGIEGLGVAGPAEAVAGAVRRLAGAGADTVVLQPTADEPDPEGFIRFVTDGVAPLLP; encoded by the coding sequence ATGACGACTCTCGGCGTGGTCTTCCGCCCCCAACTTCCCCCCGAGCGCCTGCGCGCCATGGTGCGCACGGCCGACGACGCGGGCCTCGAAGAGCTGTGGCTCTGGGAGGACTGCTTCCTGGAGGGCGGCATCGCGGCCGCGTCGGCGGCCCTTGCCTGGTCCGAGCGATTGCGCGTAGGGGTGGGACTGCTGCCCGTGCCGCTGCGGAACGTCGCCCTCGCCACCATGGAGGCGGCCACGCTCCACCGCCTCTTCCCCGGCCGCGTCATGCTCGGGGTCGGACACGGCGTACAGGACTGGATGGGGCAGGTGGGCGCACGGGCCGAGTCGCCGGTCACCCTCCTGCGCGAACACCTCGACGCGATGCGTGCGCTGCTGGCGGGCGAGCGCGTCACGACCGACGGGAGGTACGTACACCTCGACGGCGTGGCGCTCGACTGGCCGCCCGCGTCCGTCCCCGCGGTGTACGCGGGAGCGCGGGGCCCGCGCTCGCTGCGGCTCACGGGCGAGGCGGCGGACGGCACCATCCTGGACGCGAGCGCGACACCGGACGACGTGCGACGGGCGCGCCAACTCATCGACGAAGGACGGAAGTCGGCCGGGCGCGAGGCTGCCCACCCCGTGGTGGTCTACCTGCTCGCCGCGACCGGTCCTGACGCGGCGGCCCGGCTGCGTGCCGAGCTCCGCAGCGAGGGGTGGGACGGGATCGAGGGCCTCGGAGTCGCCGGGCCCGCGGAGGCCGTCGCGGGGGCCGTCCGGCGGCTCGCCGGGGCGGGGGCCGACACGGTCGTCCTGCAGCCCACCGCCGATGAACCGGACCCGGAGGGGTTCATCCGCTTCGTCACGGACGGGGTGGCCCCGCTGCTGCCCTGA
- a CDS encoding TetR/AcrR family transcriptional regulator, producing MAAQAPAADGGQKQPITPRSARGVRTRNALIAAAREVFERDGYLDARITDISKAAHVASGSFYTYFNSKEEIFQALVEQVQEEMLHPHLRERTGITDPRQLIDASNREYLRAYKKNARLMALFEQVAQVDEQFMALRIERGNAFARRNAKLIRTLQENGQADTSLDPLVTAHALSVMVSRMAYMVFVLGQRIPYERLVTTLNTIWENGLRLRDVER from the coding sequence CAGACGGCGGTCAGAAGCAACCGATCACACCCCGCAGCGCCCGTGGCGTCAGGACGCGCAACGCGCTGATCGCCGCCGCGCGCGAGGTGTTCGAGCGCGACGGATATCTGGACGCCCGCATCACGGACATCTCCAAGGCGGCGCACGTCGCCTCCGGGTCGTTCTACACGTATTTCAACAGCAAGGAAGAGATCTTCCAGGCGCTGGTCGAGCAGGTGCAGGAGGAGATGCTCCACCCGCACCTGCGCGAGCGCACCGGCATCACCGATCCCCGGCAGCTCATCGACGCATCGAACCGTGAATACCTCCGGGCGTACAAGAAGAATGCCCGCCTCATGGCCCTGTTCGAGCAAGTCGCCCAGGTGGACGAGCAGTTCATGGCGCTCCGCATCGAGCGGGGCAACGCGTTCGCCCGGCGCAACGCGAAGCTCATCCGCACCCTCCAGGAGAACGGCCAGGCCGACACGTCCCTGGACCCGCTGGTCACCGCGCACGCCCTGTCCGTCATGGTGAGCCGCATGGCCTACATGGTGTTCGTGCTCGGTCAGCGCATCCCGTACGAGCGGCTCGTCACCACGCTCAACACGATCTGGGAGAACGGGCTGCGGCTTCGGGACGTCGAGCGCTGA
- a CDS encoding GNAT family N-acetyltransferase — MNQPDGRQLTMPSTGVTRVRRAVQTDVPELVRLRSLLFATRDEAYFNSAPDNGGAPVRDDWRRNLASVLEVQLTADAARILVVDGAHGLAACGIGTVEQWFPGPHSVTGRVGHVIGVVTDPAYRRRGHSRAIMRTLLDWFRTQGTSRVDLYASDQGEPLYRDLGFVDHPDPALYWRPAHH, encoded by the coding sequence ATGAACCAGCCCGACGGACGACAACTCACCATGCCCAGCACAGGCGTTACCCGTGTGCGCCGCGCCGTGCAGACGGACGTACCCGAACTTGTACGCCTGCGGTCGCTGCTCTTCGCGACCCGCGACGAGGCGTACTTCAACTCCGCACCGGACAACGGCGGCGCCCCGGTCCGGGACGACTGGCGCCGCAACCTCGCCTCCGTGCTGGAGGTGCAACTGACGGCCGACGCCGCGCGCATCCTCGTCGTGGACGGCGCACACGGACTCGCGGCCTGCGGGATCGGCACCGTCGAACAGTGGTTCCCGGGCCCGCACAGCGTCACCGGCCGGGTCGGGCATGTGATCGGCGTGGTCACGGACCCCGCGTACCGGCGGCGCGGGCACAGCCGGGCCATCATGCGGACGCTGCTCGACTGGTTCCGTACGCAGGGCACCTCCCGCGTCGACCTGTACGCGTCCGACCAGGGCGAGCCGCTGTACCGGGACCTGGGTTTCGTCGACCACCCCGACCCCGCGCTGTACTGGCGCCCAGCACACCACTGA
- a CDS encoding LysR family transcriptional regulator: protein MGHRNSDVGAGVGAGVDGNTSGQGDPAPGDPAAPPGTASLDLNQLRTFLAVYRSGSFTAAARLLGLSQPTVTAQIRSLERRLDRELFERLPRGAAPAPFADELAARVVEPLDTLAEVAGHGGDSSAEPVHLAGPAELLSHCVLPRIAPLVERGVVLRVATGLTDDLLEEMRAGRHDLLIATARPRGRALASVPLADEEFVLVTSAGWAERIGGAARLAADGPSVLHGVPLVAYAEDLPIVRRYWRHVFGKRLVCKPAVTMPDLRAVKAAVTGGAGFSVLPRYLCLDELASGALVLLNDPDDPPINTGYLVQRPGSSDNPHVALVRDHLLESARGW from the coding sequence ATGGGACATAGAAATTCCGATGTCGGTGCCGGTGTCGGTGCCGGTGTCGACGGCAACACGAGCGGGCAGGGTGACCCGGCACCCGGCGACCCGGCCGCCCCGCCCGGCACCGCCTCCCTGGACCTCAACCAACTCCGCACCTTCCTCGCCGTCTACCGCTCAGGTTCCTTCACCGCGGCCGCCCGCCTCCTGGGCCTGTCCCAGCCCACGGTCACCGCGCAGATCCGGTCCCTGGAGCGCAGACTCGACCGGGAGCTGTTCGAGCGGCTCCCGCGCGGCGCGGCCCCCGCGCCCTTCGCGGACGAGCTGGCGGCCCGCGTCGTCGAGCCCCTGGACACGCTCGCCGAGGTCGCGGGCCACGGCGGCGACAGCTCCGCCGAGCCCGTGCACCTGGCAGGACCGGCGGAGCTCCTCTCCCACTGCGTGCTGCCGCGGATCGCTCCGCTGGTGGAGCGCGGTGTGGTGCTGCGCGTCGCGACCGGTCTGACGGACGACCTCCTGGAGGAGATGCGCGCGGGCCGGCACGACCTGCTGATCGCCACGGCCCGCCCCCGCGGCCGGGCGCTCGCTTCGGTGCCCCTCGCCGACGAGGAGTTCGTCCTGGTCACCTCGGCGGGCTGGGCGGAGCGGATCGGCGGGGCGGCGCGGCTCGCCGCCGACGGCCCCTCGGTGCTGCACGGCGTGCCCCTGGTGGCGTACGCCGAGGACCTGCCCATCGTCCGCCGCTACTGGCGTCATGTCTTCGGCAAGCGCCTGGTCTGCAAGCCCGCCGTCACCATGCCGGACCTGCGCGCGGTCAAGGCGGCGGTGACGGGCGGCGCGGGCTTCAGCGTGCTGCCCCGCTACCTCTGCCTCGACGAACTGGCGTCCGGCGCGCTGGTACTGCTCAACGACCCGGACGATCCGCCCATCAACACCGGCTACCTCGTCCAGCGCCCCGGCTCCTCCGACAACCCGCACGTGGCCCTGGTCAGGGACCACTTGCTGGAGTCCGCACGCGGTTGGTAG